GTCCAATTCTGATCGCCGATGCTCAGCATACCATGAGCGATGTTTGGGTAACGATTACCGTTATTTTGGGGTTGATTGGCGTCTGGCAAGGGCGACTTTTACACCTGCCAATACTACAGTGGTTGGATGTGGTTCTGTCTTTCCCAGTCGCTTTGTTGGTATTTCGCAGCGGTTGGTCAGTTTTGAAAGATAATTTGCCCTGGTTGGTGGATGAAATGGCGATCGCACCGGAGGCTATTCATACTCTAGCCATGCAAGTTCCTGGCGTCATCAATTGCCACGATATTGCTTCCAGGGGTGTCGTCGGACGCCAGGTGTTTATTGAAATGCACCTGATTGTGGATGCCAAAGATGTCGAAGGATCTCACCAAATTACCGAGGAAGTAGAAGCCCGCCTAGCAGAACGGTTCAGCCCGGTAAGGGTCTTAATTCATGTTGAACCGCCTGCCTACAAGTCTGACCAGATCACCTATCACTCTCAATCAAAATAGGGGTAGTTTTCCACAGCAACACCCACTTTTCCACAGATATTGTGCAGTTTTTCCACAAAAAGTTAAGAAAGCGATCGAAATTTTAAATTTCAGATGGCAAATTGCAAATTGAACTTTAAACGCCATCAGCAATCTGAAATTAAGTTAAATCCATTGGTAGGGTGGGCAATGCCCACCCGACTTGTTATACGCAATCCGCTGACCTAACCCCCCTTTTCCTACCTTGTTGTAGAGACGTTTCATGAAACGTCTCTACAACAAGGTAGCCGAGATTTGGTATTACTCCCATTCAATAGTTCCAGGCGGTTTAGAAGTGACATCGTATACCACGCGGTTTACTCCAGGCACTTCGTTGACGATCCGGGTCGAGATAATTTCCAAAAGCTCGTAAGGAACCCGCGCCCAGTCAGCCGTCATGCCATCTTCGCTGGAAACAAAACGCAAAACGATCGGGTAAGCGTAAGTGCGCTTGTCGCCCATCACGCCTACACTGCGGATGGGCAGCAAGACAGCAAAAGCCTGCCACAACAAGCTGTACATCCCCTGACGGTTAATTTCCTGACGGACAATTAAATCTGCATCTCGGAGAATCTCCAGCCGTTCGGACGTAACTTCGCCCAGAATGCGAATTGCCAGTCCAGGACCTGGGAAAGGATGCCGGTTGACAATTTCCTCTGGTAAGCCGATCGAACGACCAACTTTTCGCACTTCATCCTTGAAGAGTTTCCGCAGGGGTTCTACCAGCTTAAAGCGCAGGTCTTTGGGCAAACCGCCAACGTTATGATGGCTTTTAATCTTCACAGCTACCCTTTCCCCCGTTTTGGGGTCAACGTTGGTATCCGCTGATTCAATCACATCCGGGTAGAGGGTGCCTTGGGCGAGGTAATCAAAGGGGCCGAGACGTCTGGATTCCTCTTCAAATACGCTGATAAATTCGTGACCGATACGCCGACGTTTTTCTTCGGGATCGGTGATATCGGCGATCGAACTTAAGAAGCGATCGCGAGCATTCACATACTCCACCCCAATATGGAATTGCTCTTTAAACAGCTTCACCAACCGCTCTGGCTCATGTTTACGCATGAAGCCTTGGTCGATGAACATACAAGTCAGTTGGTCGCCGATCGCCTTGTGCAGCAAGAATGCCAGCGTCGAAGAATCCACCCCGCCGGAAAGAGCCAGCAATACCCGCTTATCGCCCACTTTGGCCTGGATTTCGCGAATTGATTGCTCAACGAAGGCGGCGGTAGTCCAAGTCGGTTCGCAGTCGCAGATATGGTAAACAAAGTTGCGGATTAAAGCTTGTCCGCCAACCGAATGTACGACTTCTGGATGAAACTGGACGCCGTACAGCTTTTTCTCGTGATGAGCGATCGCAGCAGAGGGAGTATTATCTGTATGAGCTAAGATTTCAAACCCAGGTGGCAGAACGTTACAAGAATCTCCGTGGCTCATCCACATTGTCGTACCATCTTCCACATTGGTCAGCAAATCCGTAGGGTCATCAATAGACAGAGACGCTTTGCCATACTCAGCCCGCTGGGATCGCGTTACTTCGCCACCCTGCTGTTGTACCATCAGCTGCATCCCATAGCAAACGCCCAGTATAGGAATTCCTAGTTCCCAAATCTGGCGATCGCAATGAGGCGCGACCGGATCGTACACCGAGCTTGGGCCACCGGAGAGAATTATTCCCTTGGGATTGAGCTTTAGCAGCTGTTCGGCGGTAGTCCGATAAGATAGAACTTCCGAATATACTTGAGTTTCGCGAATCCGGCGAGCAATCAACTCGGAGTACTGAGAGCCGAAGTCCAGAATCACAATTATCTGGCGATTCAACTGGGCCAAAGATTCGATCGGGAGCGGTTCAGAGGTTTGGAGTGTCACTGATAATTCCAAAAAACAGAGCGTAAAAATGTCGCAATATATATTTATTTATAGAGGGAACCTGGGAGATTGAAAACCCTGTCCCTTTAGGGCTGGATGAAAAGCGACTCAAGTGACTTCAGTCCCAGTCATCTAAAAAATTCCTTTTCTTATTCTTATCTGCGTTCATCTGCGTGTATCTGTCTTCATCTGCGGTAAAAATTTAACCAAAGATCACAACAGACAATTTGACGAGATCGCTCATATACTAATCAAGAACTATCAAAGGTTCTAAAAATAGAGCCAAAGCCAGGAATCGAGTTGGTCGAAAGCACTTATAAAATCAACACAATTGCGACAGCAACGCAGAACCAATTTGGCTTTCGATCAAGATATGACGATCGCGATCGAACAACACCAACCCGACGCAAACCTCCCGTTCGCTGTGAGTGCGGATATAAGCTTGAGAGCGCTTGTCAATAGCTTGAGCGATCGCACTATAAACCAAATTTACCCAATTGCTACTGCTTTTGGCGTCCAACTCCCGCAGGTATTTCAAGGCATCCTCAGCTGTTGCGATCTTCAAAACCTTCTGCAATACTGGTGTCGGTAAACCCACCCCAGCGCAGTGAGCCGTAAGAATTTCTAGGCGTCCATCCGCAAGGTGATGGTGAGTGTGAAAAATGCCGCCAGCCAATTTGATCGGCTTACCGTGGTAGCCAAACAACAAAATTGCCTTAACGCCCTGTAGTCCAGCCTCTACTAGCATTGGCCCCAGCCAGTTGGCAGTTTTCAGCAACCTCTCTGGTGCGATCGTCAATTGTCGTGCCAAGTCTAAACCATTTTCTGCTACACAGAATAGCCCGTCCTAAGCAGTGTGATTTAGATCATAGGTTTGTAGTGACCGATCGCAAACCAATGAACGCTATTTTGTTTCACTCTATAAGAGTATCGTTGGGCTACAAGCCCTGCATTTGTGACCACCGCGTCCTGGAGCTTCCAATGGAACCCCTCATGGACTTAATGTCTAATTTCCCTCATTTACTCAACCCAGTAGAAAGTGGACGACCCCGCACCGTTGTCCTCAGACCCAATGGCTGTCTTGATGGTATGAGCTGCCCAGCCTTTACGAAAGCCCTAGAACAAGCCCTGGAAATAACAACCGATACCGTGGTTGTCGATCTCCTATGGGTAGACAACGTGGAAGCGGAGGGAGTCAACAGTCTGATTACTGGGCTCAAACGAGCCGCAGCCCTGGGCAAAACTCTTTCGTTGCGATTTATGGATGTTGGAACTCAAGCAGCAGTTGAAGCGGCGCGTACTCACCAGTATGCCTAGCGATATAGCAAAGTGCTGAGTGCTATCTTTGTGTCAGTTTTATGTACCAGTGTCAATGGATTCACCGCAAACCGGAATGCGCTTAGTTTTTTGTGGTAAGTATAATAGCCTCATCTGGTTTGAAATAGATGAGGCAAAATCTTTTTTTACTATTTCATCAATTCCCTTGCCTTAGCCTCAACAATCGCTAGAGCCTTGTCTTCAAGGGAAACCGTGAGTTCCTCCAAGTCCCGATACCGATAGGTCTGGAGTAACCAAGGGTATGGCTGTCCATCCTCAAATATGAGGCATTCACCAGATGTTGCTTGCACTAACGGCTGCACGAATACACGCTTCTGTTGAAAAGCAAGGTGCTGCAATTGCTGCGAAATCCCGTTGGCATCTGTGAGGTCAACAATGATGAAACGAGCCATATTAGCCAAACAGGAAATAGTCTCGGTAAAATCGCGATCGGCTGGTTTGCCCAGATCGAATACCACTGGCAAATAAGAGCGAAGGCGAAGTCGATCCCGAATGACATCCAGGATATCTTTGCGCTTTGCCGATGTGAAATTACCCAATACCAGTACTACTTCCGAGGGAAAAGTATTGACGATCTGGCGGATTTTCTTGTGGTTGAGTAGCAGATAAATGAACTGGGCTACCTCAAGATTATCTACTGCGATCGCAGGTTCGCCAGGAGGCGCGATTTCCAAATTAGACTGCTTGGCACCTTGCAGATTTAAATCCCAGCAGGAAATCCCGTAAATTGAACAACCAGTCAGGTTAGCATCCTCAAAATTCGTCTTCAGCAACCTTGCCCCCATCAAGTTTACCTTATCCAGATTTGCCCGCCGCAGATCCGCCGCTTGTAGATCGGCTCCGCTCAAATTTGCTCCCCGCAGATTCGCATCGCTGAGGTTTGTCCCCAGCAAGTAGGCCCCCCGCAAATCTGCCTCGCTCAGGTTTGCTTCAATTGCGTAGGTTCCAGATAAGTCTGCCTGACCCAGGTATGCCCATTGCAGATCCGCCCCATTCAGGTTCACCCGGCTCAAATTCGCCTCAAATAGGTAAGCTTCGCTCAGGTTTGCTTCGCAAAGATTAGCCTCAGAGAAATCTGCATTGCTCAGGTATGCCTGACTCAGATTAGCTCCACTAAGGTCGCTAAAGCGCAGAGTTGCCCCCATTAAATTAGCTCCGCTGAGGTCGCAAGAGCGCAAATCGGCCTCCATTAAGTTAACTCCACCGAGATCTTCCTGTTGGAGTTCTGCCTCACTTAGGTCTGGTCGCGTTTCAGGATTCTTTTCCCTCCATTCATTCCAGACATTCACCCCTTTCTTGAGCAAAGCCAACTGTTGCTCGTTTGCCATGCCACTCAACCCCTGTTTTTGTTTGCGTATTTGCGGTTCGTATCTTAGGACTTACGCATTCGATTTTGCACCCACAACGTCTGTAGGGGCAATTCATGAATTGCCCCTACATCTAGGGTGAAAAGCGCCAACAATCATGGTAAGTCCTGTATATATAACTTACGCTTCCCTTCTGCTGCTCTAGAGATTAAAGGAGCATTATTGGGAAACCTATAAAAAGGGCAACACCCCAGATATCCAACCAGTGCTTATCCATGTCGTATCGGTGTTTGGAGCTAAAGAGTTATAGTGCTACGCACTCTCGTCTGTGGCCGTTGCGCGATGCACCCCTATCGATCGCGCGATCGATGTCATTCATCTAGCGGCAGACATCAAAGTTTTATTTTTGTATCAATAGATTGAGAGGTATATCTTTCCACAGAAAGCTGCCCGCCAGAGAACTCCCAATCTATTGTTGTCTCATCCCCCACCTTCTGGGCAAAGCTTCGTAGGTTCTCTTTATTTAGTGAGGAATTAAGTGGTTGCCTATTCCAACCAATCGCGTTCTGTAGTCGAATCTGGTTCTGAAATATCTCCTCTGACTAATGAAGTTATAGAGATCGTTAGGGTAGCAGAAACCTTACAGCCTCCCAACTATACTCTCAAATTTTCCAAAGAAGCCATTCGATCGAGTTTGAGGGCGTCTACTTGGGATGGCGTCTTTGCTGCCATCTTTGCCAATATTACCGGCGGCGTTTTGCTGACTAATTTTTTACTGCAACTGAATGCCACCCCTATGGAAATTGGCATTCTGTCCTCCATTCCCATGTTGGTGAATTTGCTCCAGCCTGTGGGAGCTTATCTGGCAAGCAAAACCACCAGCCGCTTCAAGTACGACCTGTCGGCCTTTGGCCCATCGCGGCTGTTGTGGTTGATTTTAGTGCTGGGAATTTGGTTAGCTAGCGGGAATAACACGGATAAGCACAATTTGTTGCGATGGACATTATGTATAGTCCTAGCAAGCAATATATTAAACTCTTTGGGGTGCGCCTCCTGGCTGAGTTGGATGGCTACTTTGGTTCCAGGACGGTTGCGTGGGAGATATTTCGGCATTCGTAATAGTGCTGCTAACTTGACAAATCTTATCTCTATACCTTTACTGGGTTTAGCAGTGTCGGCTTGGCCTGGTGGCACGATTCAGGGTTACGGTGCGGTCTTGTTACTCGGAGTCGTATTTGGCCTAATTAGTCTTGGCTGTCAGCGCTTTATGGCCGATGTTAACCCCCAGGAACAGCTCGGCGCTCTTGAGCGCTTGTGCAGAGGAGCAGGGGAGCAGGGGAATTTTTTAACTCAAAACTCAGAACTTGATACTCAAAGCTCTCTGAGTTCCCAGTCCCCAGTCGCCAATAATTTTCTGAGATTTTTGCTTTACTTTGGTTTTTGGACATTCGCCGCCAATGTGAGCAGTCCATTTTTCAACCTTTACCTGCTTGATGACCTGGCTATAGATGTTACCTGGGTAACGGTCTATAACAGTTTGTCGTCTGGCGCTAATTTGCTGATGTTGGTTATCTGGGGTAAGCTGGCCGATCGAATTGGCAATCGCCCAATTCTGCTATTCGTTGGTATCCTGGTGGCGGTGACGCCTTTTCTCTGGCTGGGAACTGGCAATAATGCTATTTCCCTGTGGGTATGGCTACCGCTATTACACCTGCTCACTGGTGGAACTTGGGCAGCTATTGATTTGTGCAACAACAATATCCAGATGGGTATAGCACCGGATCGAAATCAAGCTACCTATTTTGCTCTAGTAGCTGCTGTCGGCGGAGTCGGCGGTGCTTTGGCAACAACTGCCGCTGGTTTTCTGGCCCAGTTCGGCAATATCGGCGGTTTGCCGGGACTTTTTGCCCTCTCAACTGTTCTGCGACTAATTGCTCTGTTCCCTCTTCTGTTTGTACGGGAGCAACGCAGTCAGCCGCTAATTCAGGTGATGCGTGAGCTCCAACAAATCTGTGTTTCACCCAGAGCGCTCTTACTCTCAAAACCTCATCTGATTCCTGTTAGAATAATTGAATCTACAAAGGAAACTAGCAACTAGGGCATTGGACATTGGGGTCAGTTTGGGCATTGGGCATGGGAAAAAGAACTTTTTGCCTATTCCCTATGCCCAAGAACAAATTGCTAAACATAGATAAATTTACAAAATAATTACATTGTTTAGAACTGCCAAAATAGATAACAACAGGTTTAATGATTATTCTCGACAATGGAAGTTTTCCCAAAAAAAATTAGCTATTTCAAATTTGGCATAATTTTTATGAGGCAATAGGAAAAGTAATCTCAGTCAACGTCCCTATTTTTACAGAACAGTCCTACCATAGTCAGTGTACCCCGGCCAAATTTTTTGCAGCTACACATATAAAACCGGATAGGGTTACGGCATCTTTACCCTACAGCAAACTGAGCAGAATCAAGGCATGAACCAAGTAGATTACCTCCGTATCAGCTTAATCGATCGCTGCAATTTCCGGTGTCAGTATTGTATGCCGGAAGGAGCAGAGCTAGACTATATTTTGCAGCAACAGCTGTTGACCGATGAGGAATTGCTGACCCTGCTGAAGGAAGTTTTTATCCCTGTGGGATTTACCCGATTTCGCCTGACTGGGGGTGAGCCGCTGCTGCGTCCGCGTGTTGTAGAGTTGGTAAAGGCGATCGCATCTCTTCCCCAAACCCAAGATCTCTCAATGACTACCAACGGGTTTTTACTCGCTGGGATGGCGCAAGATTTATACGATGCGGGGTTGCGCCGAATTAATATCAGTCTCGATTCCCTCGATCCCGAAACTTTTGATAAAATTATTGGCAATCGCAGTCGATCGCGCTGGCAGCAGGTTTGGAATGGGATACAAGCTGCTCATCGGGTCGGATTTGACCCCCTCAAGCTCAATGTAGTGCTAATTCCAGGAGTGAACGATCGCGAAATTCTCGATTTAGCCGCTCTTACCCTTGACAGAGAATGGCACGTCCGATTTATTGAATTTATGCCGATTGGCAATGCTGAGATGTTTGGTTCTAGCGGTTGGGTGCCTTCCGAAGAGTTGAGGCAACAAATTCGCGAACGTTGGGGCTTGACAGAAGGGCAAGTTCGTGGTTGTGGCCCTGCCGATGTGTTTAAGATACCGGGAGCCAAGGGAACGTTAGGATTTATCAGTCAGATGTCGGAGTGTTTTTGCGATCGCTGTAACCGGATGCGCCTTTCGGCAGATGGCTGGTTGCGTCCCTGTCTTTTGAACGAAACCGGACAAATTGACCTAAAAAGCTCACTTAGAGCCGGAGTTAGCACAACCGAGTTATGCGACCGCGTGGGTGACTTACTGGCAATTAAACCAGAGATTAACTTCAAGCAACGCTATTCAGGCAGCGCCGGTACTTACACCCGCACCATGTCGCAAATCGGTGGCTGAAATAATTTCAGATTTTAGATTTTAGATTCAATCCAAAATCTAAAATCCAAAATCTAAAATCGTTAAGCTTGCCGTGAGTAGTACTCAACAATCAGCAATTCGTTAACTTGTAACGCCACCCATTCGCGCTCAATCACACCATTCACCTTGCCAATGAGCTTGTTCTTATCAAACTCAAGATGATTGGGTAGATTTGCCAAACCGGGGTATTGCAGGTTAGCTTCTACCAGCTTGCGGGAGTGTTCCTTGTCTCTGACGGCAATAACTTCTCCGGGTCTGCAACTGTAGCTGGGAATGTCCACCACACGACCGTTAATGGTGATGTGACCGTGATTTACCAGCTGACGGGCTGCTGGTATAGTGGGAGCCATACCCATACGAAAGACCGTGTTATCCAGGCGCATTTCCAGCAATTGCAACAGCACTTGTCCGGTTGAGCCGGTAACGCGACGGGCTCTACGCACGTAGCGCAGGAGCTGTCTTTCTGTTAAACCATAGTTAAAGCGAAGCTTTTGCTTTTCTTCTAAACGGATGGCATACTCAGAGCGCTTCTTGCGGTTCTGACCGTGCTGACCTGGGGGGTAGGCTCGTCTTGCGGACTTACGGGTTAAGCCGGGTAAGTCACCCAAACGACGAACTATTCTGAGGCGTGGGCCTCTATATCGCGACATTCCGCTTCCTCTCTAGACCTTTATCAAATAATAGCCAGACTTTCTAGTATCGCAAAATTTTACCGAAAATATCAATAAGGAGGTAAAATTTGTGCGATCGCATGACCCGCTACTTAAATCTGGAAACAGCACTTACTCCTTTCTGGCTCTCAAGAATATCTATAAGGCCGCAGAGGGGCTCCAGGGGCATAGGGGAAAAAGAATGATAGATAATCTTCTGGCCCGAAGGGAGTAAGCAAGGTGGCTCGATCGAGCAAGAATCCCCAAAATCTTAAAATTGGGAATGTCAATAAAATTCATACCGGCAAAAATTTGTCAAAGTAAAACCATTATGGGAATGCGTTTGGGCAATAAATCGTTTCGTTTAATTGGCTTTTGGGCCCCGCCGCTTTGGACGCTGTTGTCGCTGGCGGTTGTGATGCCCAGCAAACCTGCTGAGGCAGTTTACCGCAATAATTTCCAACTGTGCGCCTCGGAGTTGTTGCGTGCTGGTATATCTGCTGCGGTAGCAGCGGACGCCTGTGCGGCATCGCTCTATCCTAAAGACTTAACCATCTGCGTTACTCAGATTTACCAGCAGACGAACATCGCCGCTAGGGATGCCCTTTCCACTTGTACAAAGGTGCGCCGTCCCCGCGATTTGGCAACTTGCGTGGTGAACATCAGCAACGGCACCCAAAACTCACCGGCTCCAGATGTTTTGGATAACTGCCGCCGCAGTCTTTTGCCGGTACGTTTTGCTGAGTGCGTGGTGGGATTGAATCGCGAAGTAGATTTTTCTGTGGGTCAAGTGATGGGAACCTGTATTGATGCGAGCGATCGGCCCCAGGATTTCTACCCCCCCGGTGTAGTACCAAGGCGCACTTCGTCACCCGATCGGCCAATATTGGTGCCCCCGAATGCAGCGCCGCTTGGGCCAACGAGATTGCCAGTGTTGCCGATCGAGCCGCGTGGTTTCTAAAGAATCTTGGCTTTCAGGGCTTTCGCAAATAAAGAATGATAATTTCTAGGTCAGATGCAAAATCTTTCTTGGGCAAATGCGAAAGCCCTTACAGGTACGTAGTTGCGCTTTAGCGCTCAAAGAGCGCTAAAGCGCAACTACGTACTAATATCCATTCCGAACAACAGCCAATGGAACTAACTAGCAACTTGAGTTAATCACCAAAAATGTCGGCGCTTTTTCCTTACCCTCTACCCACTAAGCACTTACGTAGTTATCTTATTGATAATCAACAAAAATGTCAGCGCTCTTTTCTTCGCCCCTACCCAGGCGGCTCTGGTGCCTACGGTATATAGTCCAGGAATAACATCAGCGTATTGCAATGCACCCTAAACACGCTAATACAAAGTCGAAGGTGAAAAGTAAAAAGGTAAAAGAAAGAGGGAAAAAAGATATGTCAGTTTTGTCTATTGCCCTTTGCCTTTTGACCGAAAACCCAAAAAGTCTCAAGCCCCCGACTGAAAGTTGTAAAGAAGAAAAAAACCTTTTCAGTATTGCTTGCCCTCTCTCGACCATTTGGGGGTCAATCCAAAATCCAAAATCCAAAATCCAAAATCGATTGACCTATCTAGCGCTAAGTCTGATAGTGCTGACTGGAAACCTGTATACTGAAGCGCTGAAAGCCCAGACGATTACCCCGACTCCAAGCCAAATACCCAACCCGATTCTCCCGACACCGCAGCCTCTGCCTGAGCTTACCCCACTACCGCCGCCAGAGGAACTTCTGCAACCGCCTACCAGAGAGACTCCCACAGTCCCAGAACAAGCCCCCGGTAACCTTAGTAACGCCATCAAAGTTGAACGCTACGAGATTGTCGGCAGCACTGTCTTCAGCCGCGAAGAGTTTGACAAAGTACTGAAGCCCTTCGTGGGGGAGGTTTCCTTTGCCCAGTTGCTTGAAGCTCGTTCTGCGGTGACTAAGCTATACATTGACAATGGGTATATCACTTCTGGTGCCTTTATCCCGCCCCAAATGCTTACAGGTGGCACAGTCAAAATTCAGGTGGTGGAAGGTGCTGTAGAAGAAATCAGAGTCAACGGTAGTGGGCGTTTGAATCCCAACTATGTGCGATCGCGCGTAGCCCTGGGCACCAACAAACCCCTGAAGGTCAGCCGCCTGCTGGAATCCCTGCAACTGCTGCAACTCAACCCCTTAATCAGAAATATCTCCGCCGAACTATCAGCGGGATCGCGTCCTGGATTAAGTGTGCTGGAGGTAACAGTACGACCCGCCAGAACCGAAGATGTTCAAATCACCCTCGATAACGGTCGTGCCCCCAGCGTGGGCACCTTCCGCCGGGGCATAGCCTTTACCGAAGCCAATTTGCTGGGACAGGGAGATAGCCTAACCGTGTCCTACGCCAACACCCTGGGCAGCCACGAAGTAGACGCCAGCTACATCTATCCCGTAAATGCCCGCAACGGCACCGTCCGTCTCAGCTTTGGCTTCACCAAAAGCAGCATCATTGAGGAACCCTTCGACCAAGTGGACATTGAGGCGGTTTCCCGCGATTACGAGCTGACGTACCGACAGCCAATTATTCAAACTCCTACCCAAGAATTCGCCCTTGGTTTGACCGCTTCTAGGCGCGAAAGTAAGACATTCCTATTAGATGAGCCTTTCCAGCTTTCCCCAGGAGCTGACGACGAAGGACGCACCAGTATCTCAGCGATCAGGTTTTTCCAGGAATGGACGCAGCGAGGCAGTCGTTCTGTCTTTGCTGCTAGGTCGCAGTTCAATTTCGGAATAGGTGCCTTTGATGCCTCGATTAACGAACGCTTTCCCGATAGCCGATTTGTCGGTTGGCGGGGACAGGCGCAGTGGTTGCGCCTTCTAGGCTCTTCAGAAAACGCAGCCTCCAGTTCTCCTGTACTGTTGCTCCGCGCAGATGTGCAGTTAGGCGATCGCGCCCTGTTACCATTGGAGCAGTTCGGTGTGGGCGGCAATGAAAGCGTGCGGGGATACCGCCAAGACACCTTGCTAACCGATAACGGCGTTTTTGCTTCCGCCGAAGTCCGATTTCCGGTTTATCGTCTCCGCGATCGGCAAGGTGTCTTGCAAATCATCCCGTTTGTTGATGTGGGCAAAGGGTGGAACAGTTCTGGAAGATTAAATCCAGACCCCAATAACCTCGCTGCAGTCGGACTCGGCATACAGTGGCAAATGGGTGACAAACTGCGGGCTCGCATAGATTATGGCATCCCGCTGATTCATATTGATGACACCGATCGAACTTTGCAGGAAAAGGGGTTGTATTTTTTCTTGCAATATAATCCTTTCTGACAATTCGGCTCTTTCGGAGTTGCTATGCTTTTGTTCAATTTCAGAACATTTTTATTTCTTTTCTCCTCTGCTCCCCTGCCCCTCTGCCCCTCTGCTCAAATAGCATAGTCAGTAAAGAAGATCCCCTTTTCATATCTGCGTTTATCTGCGTTCATCCCTCTTCATCTGCGGTAAAAAATTAACCAACGATGAAAACAGACAATTTCTGGATATCGCTTATGTACTGTCGATTCAAACGAACAGCATATAAAGCGGTTTGCGATTGAATGAGGTACACCTCAGAAATCTGGTTTCTTTGAAAAACCGGGTTTATTTAATAATAAAGTATGGCTAAAATTTTAGTTCCACCTTTAATAAAGTTGCTGAAAGTTTTGGTAGTATCGATCGCGCTAGCCTACTCATCCGCCTGTCTATTTCTTTTTTGGTGGCAGAATCACTTCATCTTTTTTCCATCTTCTGTAATTGAAATAACGCCTGCTACTTTTGCCCGCTTTGAGGATGTTTGGTTGCCAGTATTTAACAGTTACGGCAAAGTCGAACGCATTCATGGCTGGTGGATTCGCGGAAAAGGGCAAAGAACACTATTATATCTGCATGGCAATGGGATTAATATAGGAGCCAATGTCTATCATGCGATT
The window above is part of the Argonema galeatum A003/A1 genome. Proteins encoded here:
- a CDS encoding ShlB/FhaC/HecB family hemolysin secretion/activation protein is translated as MTYLALSLIVLTGNLYTEALKAQTITPTPSQIPNPILPTPQPLPELTPLPPPEELLQPPTRETPTVPEQAPGNLSNAIKVERYEIVGSTVFSREEFDKVLKPFVGEVSFAQLLEARSAVTKLYIDNGYITSGAFIPPQMLTGGTVKIQVVEGAVEEIRVNGSGRLNPNYVRSRVALGTNKPLKVSRLLESLQLLQLNPLIRNISAELSAGSRPGLSVLEVTVRPARTEDVQITLDNGRAPSVGTFRRGIAFTEANLLGQGDSLTVSYANTLGSHEVDASYIYPVNARNGTVRLSFGFTKSSIIEEPFDQVDIEAVSRDYELTYRQPIIQTPTQEFALGLTASRRESKTFLLDEPFQLSPGADDEGRTSISAIRFFQEWTQRGSRSVFAARSQFNFGIGAFDASINERFPDSRFVGWRGQAQWLRLLGSSENAASSSPVLLLRADVQLGDRALLPLEQFGVGGNESVRGYRQDTLLTDNGVFASAEVRFPVYRLRDRQGVLQIIPFVDVGKGWNSSGRLNPDPNNLAAVGLGIQWQMGDKLRARIDYGIPLIHIDDTDRTLQEKGLYFFLQYNPF